DNA from Candidatus Cloacimonas acidaminovorans str. Evry:
GCAATTGAAAAAATCATTAACCTTCACTTTCCCCTTTTTGGCAAAAGCATTTATATTCACCTTACTATAGCGTTGGTCAATCGGATAGGTCTTTATTTTCTTTAGGTCTATCTCTTTGTATTTGCTCACGGTAGCGTTCCTCTTCACTAAATATACATCCGCAATATTGTTGACGATAAAGTCCGGCTTCTTTAGCTAATTTTCTGCCTTCCCACCATAAAGATCTCCAGTCCTCATAGAAGAAGTCAATGCCGTATTTGGCGCTCATTTTTAACGCTATATCCACAATGAGTTCATGTTTTTGATATTTACTGTAAAGCATTGTAGTGCTGAAAGAAGAGTAACAAAGTTCTTTTGCTGTTTTGGCAACGGCATTTAAACGGGTTTCATAGCAATATTGACAGCGGTTATTAATATCTTTTAGGGTTGTCTGCAAAAAATTCATCAGACCGTATTCATCCTGTTCAAGCAGTTCTATATTCTCTTTTCCAGCAAAATCGCGCAAGGTATCACGCCTTTTTTGATATTCTAAAAGCGGATGAATATTGGGATTAAACCAAAATGCAGTCAGTTCTTTCCC
Protein-coding regions in this window:
- a CDS encoding epoxyqueuosine reductase QueH, with amino-acid sequence MAEKELLLHCCCAPCLIAPFYKLKAEGKELTAFWFNPNIHPLLEYQKRRDTLRDFAGKENIELLEQDEYGLMNFLQTTLKDINNRCQYCYETRLNAVAKTAKELCYSSFSTTMLYSKYQKHELIVDIALKMSAKYGIDFFYEDWRSLWWEGRKLAKEAGLYRQQYCGCIFSEEERYREQIQRDRPKENKDLSD